A part of Scleropages formosus chromosome 3, fSclFor1.1, whole genome shotgun sequence genomic DNA contains:
- the baiap2l2a gene encoding brain-specific angiogenesis inhibitor 1-associated protein 2-like protein 2: MSGPNSDQVHRSTLGVYMNLMDQFNPGLQKLVSLGHSYVQAFQALAATSEAYFSALAKMGEQALHSMSSYPLGDVLIQISDSQRRLTAELEGVFRWFHTEVLQEMDQNVKLDKEYISGSRRCYEMEVRSQAMALQKQLRRGVYRDAEDSGDYLQFLRQSQREALAEEERRYRFLAEKHCGLTQSILYLMNKVEDSVTGISAPPQTAGSLQQKAERWRDRVNETRTDRIHTPSHLDQEAEMRAKKEEVEHYWTGREEQSLGKVPSRGPSPQPSRSSGGSLRVGRQMRALVPHTHSSDPTLLPFSRGETVTVLVEKPRNGWLYGRAQGSSHQGWFPAAYVEPIEDTPKSTGSNISTLRSSRSMGSLLEPSPGSGRNVAPPPPPPLPDTPTAGRRAESTTNNKASVFQGQPPDLFPRGTNPFATVKLKPTATNDRSAPRF; this comes from the exons ATGTCAGGACCGAACAGCGATCAGGTGCATCGATCCACTTTGGGGGTCTATATG aaCCTAATGGATCAGTTCAATCCCGGCCTGCAGAAACTCGTGTCTCTAGGGCACAGCTATGTTCAGGCTTTCCAAG CCCTTGCAGCGACCAGTGAGGCTTACTTCAGTGCCCTGGCGAAGATGGGGGAGCAGGCTCTCCACAGCATGTCCTCGTACCCTCTGG GGGACGTCTTGATTCAGATCTCCGACAGCCAGAGGAGGCTCACCGCCGAACTGGAAGGCGTC TTTCGGTGGTTTCACACCGAAGTGCTGCAGGAGATGGACCAGAACGTCAAGCTGGACAAAGAGTACATATCG ggcagcaggaggtgctATGAGATGGAGGTGAGGAGCCAGGCGATGGCCCTGCAGAAACAGCTGAGAAGAGGGGTCTACAGGGACGCGGAG GACAGCGGCGACTACCTGCAGTTCCTGCGGCAGAGCCAGCGCGAGGCCCTCGCGGAGGAGGAGCGGCGGTACCGTTTTCTCGCGGAGAAGCACTGCGGCCTCACCCAGTCCATCCTGTACCTCATGAACAAGGT CGAGGACTCGGTAACGGGAATCTCTGCTCCTCCGCAGACGGCCGGGTCGCTGCAGCAAAAGGCCGAGCGATGGAGAGACCGTGTGAATGAGACCAGGACGGACAGGATCCACACCCCTTCGCACCTTGACCAGGAGGCCGAG ATGAGAGCGAAAAAGGAGGAGGTGGAACATTACTGGACTGGCAGAGAAGAGCAATCATTGGGCAAAGTGCCCTCTAGAG GGCCGTCTCCGCAGCCTAGCCGCTCCTCGGGGGGCTCTCTGCGTGTGGGAAGGCAAATGCGAGCGCTGGTCCCCCACACGCACTCCTCCGATCCCACGCTGCTGCCCTTCTCTCGGGGAGAGACCGTGACCGTGCTGGTGGAGAAGCCGCGCAACGGCTGGCTGTACGGCAGAGCGCAGGGGAGCTCACA CCAAGGCTGGTTCCCTGCAGCCTACGTTGAACCCATAGAAGACACGCCCAAATCCACTGGCTCCAA CATCAGCACGCTCAGAAGCAGCCGCAGCATGGGCAGTCTTCTCGAGCCGAGCCCTGGGAGCGGCCGAAAtgtggccccgccccctcctccgcCCTTACCGGACACGCCCACTGCAGGGAGGAGGGCGGAGTCTACCACCAATAACAAG GCATCTGTGTTCCAGGGACAGCCACCAGACCTTTTTCCCAG GGGAACCAATCCTTTCGCTACAGTGAAGCTGAAGCCCACAGCCACTAATGATAGATCAGCTCCTCGGTTTTAG
- the LOC108928858 gene encoding nascent polypeptide-associated complex subunit alpha, muscle-specific form-like: MELSAVGDRVFAAECILKRRVRKGRIEYLVKWKGWAIKYSTWEPEENILDSRLIAAFEQKERERELYGPKKRGPKPKTFLLKARAQAAETTTRVPELRQYQPAASSSSRASSSSASPASSSHSVYPSSSSSSAPTAKLQSGAAHHKLKKDIHRCHRMSRRPLPRPDPLAPPQGSSGSSFSSRPPISPFSETVRILNRKVKPREVKRGRIILNLKVIDKPGSSSAGATSRRTAISHQQDSAHSTHPGRSRIPSRNRIIGKSKRFGEVPYRGLQSPLKMPGFPMYGKPFGIQQSGSGPGPAQTGPGHYATGTSGSSAAKGTSSGAPSSLTSAQAYPDRPTGQPQVLPRYQPLPSPSSSCGSDSSPSSPPQIQPTSLQAQPEPPSASAASPSPPSLSPEPIELKQKQAPTPTSFLPAPPSIFLSSSTSSSEDEEILDLSVPHEGKRNARRRHHPRRRPSKHSPASAGSAPLPSRNARSSPPLLSPEHPEAVSEGDPDWHPEMAPCCANVVVTDVTTNLLTVTIKEFCRPPEFDKPASPSSSSSSSSSSAALPPVTPSSPASSTPNPKLQPSSPPPDRAPHVATLKFLVVVLAAGMLAFLGAVICIIAAVHPGFASSAAAAAPPDNDSLSRDSLLQPLPEGSVGAVGAVGSVGSVGSVARAGPLGALHGAESAGALGLDGLSSGGAAPVSRLICTPVPAGECSPKTLRAHAAGQPSHGSEERDSLRAAAEELRHTVLRQKEQILSEQRSIQELTAKLSECEAGLGRRSLPERSAGLWGGGARKQGGAMAGDHSPASPGQLEELERAVVRLKDRIERLELEAQSPVQNQSGIGEKGLGVVSGTGGDPEGELGHRHELEEGIDTLQQRIAELEQGLSEQTYPEGYKLSFPVRTDYMYGVVRHPIPELYAFTTCLWLRTKDGGIGTPFSYAVPDQPNELVLLRGVHNPVELLVNDRVAQLPLSLRPGIWEHICVSWSLRDGVWQAFQGGQLKGEGEGLAAWHPISPGGVLVLGQEQDAMGGRFDASQALVGELSQFNLWDRVLSPAEIAGLADCSAAFLGNVVPWTDRGVGVFGGAAKESPEACREPAGARK; this comes from the exons ATGGAGCTCTCCGCCGTCGGGGACCGGGTGTTTGCCGCGGAATGTATCCTCAAACGCCGCGTTCGCAAG GGGCGCATCGAGTATCTGGTCAAATGGAAAGGATGGGCAATAAA GTACAGTACATGGGAGCCCGAGGAGAACATCCTGGACAGTCGGCTGATCGCGGCCTTCGAGCAAAA agagagagagagggaactTTATGGGCCAAAGAAGAGAGGACCAAAACCCAAAACCTTCCTTCTCAAG GCAAGAGCTCAGGCAGCTGAGACCACTACACGAGTCCCAGAGCTTCGACAATACCAGCCTGcagcctcttcttcctccagaGCTTCATCTTCCTCGGCATCCCCAGCGTCTTCCTCACACTCCGTCTACCCGTCTTCATCGTCCTCCTCAGCACCCACTGCGAAGCTCCAGTCAGGGGCGGCTCATCACAAATTGAAGAAGGATATCCACCGGTGCCACCGTATGTCTCGGCGCCCCTTGCCCCGCCCTGATCCGCTGGCCCCACCCCAAGGCTCTTCTGGCTCCTCCTTCTCTTCGCGGCCCCCCATCTCCCCTTTCTCGGAGACCGTTCGCATTTTGAATCGCAAGGTGAAGCCACGTGAGGTCAAGCGTGGCCGCATCATACTGAATTTGAAAGTGATTGACAAGCCGGGGAGCAGCAGTGCTGGTGCAACCAGCAGACGGACTGCCATATCTCACCAGCAGGATTCTGCACACAGTACCCACCCAGGACGCTCCAGAATTCCTTCCCGAAATCGCATCATTGGGAAGAGCAAGAGGTTCGGTGAAGTGCCTTACAGAGGTCTTCAGTCCCCTTTGAAAATGCCGGGGTTCCCTATGTATGGAAAGCCTTTTGGGATCCAGCAGAGCGGTTCTGGTCCTGGCCCAGCGCAGACTGGCCCCGGACACTACGCTACGGGGACCAGTGGGAGCAGTGCCGCCAAAGGAACCAGCAGTGGTGCTCCTTCCTCTCTTACTTCCGCTCAGGCGTATCCTGACAGGCCAACAGGACAGCCCCAAGTTCTGCCGAGGTACCAGCCGCTGCCTTCGCCTTCCAGCTCTTGTGGCTCAGACAGCAGCCCTTCATCCCCTCCCCAGATACAGCCCACCTCCCTCCAAGCCCAACCTGAACCCccctctgcttctgctgcttctcCATCCCCTCCCAGCCTAAGTCCCGAACCCATagaactgaagcagaaacaggCCCCCACCCCTACATCCTTTCTCCCAGCCCCTCCCtccatcttcctctcctcctccacctcgtCTTCAGAAGACGAAGAGATCCTGGATCTGTCTGTGCCTCACGAGGGCAAGAGAAATGCCAGGCGTCGGCACCACCCGCGCCGACGCCCAAGCAAGCACTCCCCAGCTTCAGCAGGCTCCGCCCCCTTGCCCTCGCGGAATGCTAGAAGCAGCCCTCCGCTCCTGTCCCCTGAACACCCTGAGGCAGTCTCAGAAGGGGACCCTGACTGGCACCCGGAAATGGCCCCTTGCTGTGCTAACGTGGTTGTGACAGATGTGACCACCAACCTCCTCACTGTCACCATCAAGGAGTTCTGTCGGCCACcagaatttgacaagcctgcCTCTccatcgtcgtcatcatcatcatcatcatcatctgctgCCCTTCCTCCTGTTACTCCCTCCTCACCAGCCTCATCAACCCCCAATCCTAAACTGCAAC CCTCTTCCCCTCCGCCCGACCGCGCGCCGCACGTCGCCACCCTGAAGTTCCTCGTGGTCGTGCTGGCCGCCGGGATGCTGGCCTTCCTCGGCGCGGTCATCTGCATCATCGCCGCGGTCCATCCCGGCTTCGCCagcagcgccgccgccgccgcgccgcCCGACAACGACTCCCTGTCGCGGGACTCGCTGCTGCAGCCGCTGCCCGAGGGCTCCGTGGGCGCCGTGGGCGCCGTGGGCTCCGTGGGCTCCGTGGGCTCCGTGGCTCGCGCCGGTCCGCTCGGCGCTCTCCACGGTGCTGAATCGGCCGGGGCGCTCGGCCTCGACGGGCTGAGCAGCGGGGGCGCCGCGCCTGTCAGCCGCCTCATCTGCACCCCCGTCCCCGCGGGCGAGTGCAGCCCGAAGACGCTCCGCGCGCACGCCGCCGGCCAGCCGTCGCACGGGTCCGAGGAGCGGGACTCCCTCCGGGCCGCGGCCGAGGAGCTGCGGCACACGGTGCTGCGGCAGAAGGAGCAGATCCTGTCGGAGCAGCGCAGCATCCAGGAGCTCACGGCGAAGCTGTCCGAGTGCGAGGCGGGGCTCGGCCGGCGCAGCCTCCCGGAGCGGAGCGCGGGGCTCTGGGGCGGCGGAGCCCGCAAGCAGGGGGGCGCCATGGCCGGCGATCACAGCCCGGCGTCCCCCgggcagctggaggagctggagcggGCCGTCGTGCGGCTGAAGGACCGTATCGAGAGGCTGGAG CTCGAGGCACAGTCCCCGGTCCAGAACCAGTCTGGAATCGGAGAGAAGGGTCTGGGGGTTGTATCCGGGACTGGCGGGGATCCAGAGGGTGAGCTGGGTCATCGGCATGAGTTGGAGGAGGGGATCGACACCCTGCAGCAGCGCATCGCGGAGCTGGAGCAAG GTCTCTCGGAGCAGACCTACCCCGAGGGCTATAAGCTCTCCTTCCCCGTGCGCACCGACTACATGTACGGGGTGGTGCGGCATCCCATCCCCGAGCTGTACGCCTTCACCACCTGCCTCTGGCTGCGGACCAAAGACGGGGGCATCGGCACGCCCTTCTCGTACGCCGTCCCGGATCAACCCAACGAGCTGGTGCTTCTGCGGGGTGTGCACAACCCTGTGGAGCTTCTGGTCAACGACAGG GTAGCACAGCTGCCCCTGTCCTTGAGACCGGGCATCTGGGAGCACATCTGTGTGTCCTGGAGCCTCCGGGATGGGGTGTGGCAGGCCTTCCAGGGGGGACAGCTGAAGGGTGAGGGGGAGGGCCTTGCTGCTTGGCACCCCATTTCACCGGGAGGGGTCCTCGTCTTGGGGCAGGAGCAG GACGCAATGGGCGGGCGCTTTGACGCCTCCCAGGCGCTGGTCGGGGAGCTGTCCCAGTTTAACCTTTGGGACCGCGTGCTGTCGCCCGCCGAGATCGCCGGCCTGGCCGACTGCAGCGCGGCCTTTCTGGGCAACGTGGTGCCCTGGACCGACCGGGGCGTCGGGGTCTTCGGCGGGGCTGCCAAGGAGTCCCCGGAGGCCTGCAGAGAGCCAGCCGGCGCCCGGAAGTGA